GATTGTGAGACAAGTTCAGGCCATTTTAACTTGAATGCAGTGCTTCTTGGCAGCTACACAGTGTCCTTCACTTTAAAGTTGATGTGACTTTAAAAAGTATGAGGACTAAATAAACAGAGGAACTGCAGGTGTTTCCGCTAATCCCTTCTGACCAACTGCCAACAAACATTCGAGACCAGGCATGTCATCATGACAGCAGCTATGAAGCTACGTCTTCATCTCAGTGTGACAAGGGCAGTATATGTCAGCCATGACACTACAAGTAAATGTTTAGATTACAGAGGATACTTAATACTGTCAACAGAAAAGGGCTATTTTTCAGTACTTCATCAATGCTTGCCACTACTGGTTTGACAAAACAAGGCTAAGaatctacagccatgctagcagctctgtaatGCCTTGAGCTAAAAGCTCAGtacactgaaacagtaaacttcactgggagtttaataattataaattaccccacATCGGCCAATACCAAtttatctgtgataggccaatttCAGCTACTGTACCCGATATACGGGTTGGTCCTATAAAGTACAGCTAAGGCTGATGGAAATATCATTAGTTTTACAGGTTACAAAACttcatggtaatccatccaatagttatTGAAATGTTCCAGTCTGGACAAAAAGTGTTGACCAGACTATCTGAACAAAAGACAGACCAGCAGACCGACACTGCCGTGACTAAAACCATGCCACgagcatggctaaaaatacGGCAGGACTGTCTCTGGTAAGTCACTTTTTACACCCAACACATCACCTAAAAAAACCCCCAGACATTGTTTCTTCCTGCAGGCCACCTCATTATATATGAATGCACTTCATTAACTTTACCAGCACTCTCCAGCCACAATCTTTCAAACAGCCACATATCTGTGAAATGAGCTGGGACTCCCAGCTTTCACACAGTCTTTAAAATGGTGACATCACACATCAGCTGTTCCTACTGTATACATGACTTTGAGTTGGGTAACTCCTGCCGTCTGACTTGAATCCTGGGTGAAAAAAAGTCGAGGCAAAGACATGGGAGCCGAAACTTGCCTGCTTTTTATCATCAAGGGAAACGTCCCAGTGCTTCCACATAAAATCAACAAACTGGCCACCAAAGCCACAAGAAATTAAACAGAGGGACAATTGTGCCTGGAGCCACGTCGCATTAAAAATCCCACAGTTCACCAGTTCTTTTCAGGACGCAATAAATTGATTTCTTGGcataaaaaattacatttgtgccaccaaaaaaaataacttgGTTTCAATCTTTCAAACCCATAAattccaaaataaaaatgtaatgtgcatTTTCAGATTTGTGCCACAAACGTAATTTTGTGCATGATATTTCTGTGCTTCCACTGACCAGTAAAATGAGGCGCTCCCTCTGTTGGTCTTGGTTTTAATTTTTGGTATAACCAATGTCTGTATCCAAGGAAATGAGTCATTTACCAAGATCTAAACCACATTTCTATTGTAGCTATCTCTCTTTTCCATACCATGTGTCCACTTATTACTATATctattaataataacaactcTTGATCACATTTCAGTTTAATAATTTGTTTAGAATGTAACACAAGCATTGCAATTCTTCTTTTAATTTAGATGATCGAAATTGAAAGCttattttaatgaattttttatttaaaatagaaTTCCTGACATCCCTATTcctttgacagtaaactgaatatctttgggttgtagACAAAGtaaggacgtcatcttgggctttgatAAACACTGATGgatattttcaccattttctgacattttacagaccaatcagctataatataatgtaatataatgaaTCTAGAAAATAAAAGGTAAATCAACAATCaagtaatcattagttgcagctctaattgataatgaaaattattGTTTGTTACAGCCCTTAACAAAATCTTCCGTTCATTTCAGATGAGAGAGTATTACAAAGACCAACTTATCATTACTTCACCCAAAACATTCCTTTACTTAAGAGAGCAGACATAATGAATCCAACAAGGCCAGTTAAACATCTGTGGCCGAGCCCAATTCATGTCTATCAGCTGACCTTTACcctcaacaaaaacagaaaatgcacaGTGTAAGTCTGAAGTATAAATATGGACACACAAAGTTTATCAAATACCTCTGTGCACATCCTGAATCATGCTCACAATGCCTCCGACCCCACATCGGGTCAAAGCTACACTAAGTTCCATGAAACCAAACAACACGTTCAGTACTCTGGTTGTTTAGTCTGAAGGACATCGCTGGCATCAGTGCTTAATGTCTGACGTAAAGAGAGCAATCCCAAAGTGATGAGGTATTTTGAATATGCCGTCACCGTTCACAATGTCTGGCTTATGTGAGTATTACAACTTGCTTGTTCGGGCCAAGTCCAAAACTGAGCATCCGTCTCACCTTTTCTGTGTCGGTTTACCTCTAGGAACAAGGGAGGTAGTATGTTTTGCACAGTTTTGTTTAACTTGCATGAGCTCAAAATAATcaaatctgtctttttctctaaTTAGATTAGTCCCTATGACATTCGACCTATGTTGAATCTCACTGGAAAATTTTCGTTGACAAGTTGATTAGTCAATTATCACAAGGATAAATTGACAGATTGATTTGATACCTGATTAATCGTTTGAGACACTTtccatgaaaaacattttatggtTTCAGCTGATCAAATGTGATATATTAACTTCTTTCCCTTGCAtacagtcatttttttgtgcattaCTGGAGGGCATACAGTACTGTTCCCCTTCAAATCCGTAGTTTCACCTGAGCAAAAGGACACATGGAGTCAAATGTTCATTAATTTTCCATCTGCTTTCCTGTCAGCCCCTAAGAAGCATGCAAGGACATCTTATATTACAGGCTCACATGAGTACAGAAGAGACATTTCCTTTCGAGAAGAGTTATTTCCTTTCTGTGCTCTTGTTAGTGGTCCCTACTTCACAGGTGATAGAAAATCATTGTTTATACTtcttttttccaccattttttCCACCATTTGTGTCAATGCTGGGGTCCACTATACTATACTACTTAGTCAGATAAGagataaaaaatgtcagtttcaGGTGCTCCAACAAGTACAGTAAGTCTAAGCGATTTACCTACAGTGACCTTGGCAGTTATCTGAACATAACACACGAGAACCGTGCAGCAACTAACTGAGCCAAATAACAGTCAAACTCCTCCAACAGAGAGAACAACACTGGAACATCTCTGTGGAGATTCATTTAGCAACGGCAGAGCTGAAACAGATAGACGTGTTCGGGAGTGTGTCATCTATTCCACTCAGCAGTAGTCCATTTGACTGTTGGAAAGAGTATGCAAATGTTTATCCCATGCCTGCTCCACTGTCAGAGCCCATAAACATCATTCATTTCAGCACAACAAGCCCTCcaaattaaacaacaacatatgTTGCTTGTACAGATCCTCATCTGTCAGTGCCTCTTTAATTTCtcacagattttaaaataaaacagttttctgaTAGTTAAGGTTTGGTTatgttaaggcacaaaaaacagcTCGAGATCATGTCCAAAGAAGTATGGATTCAGCTTTGTACTGTAAACATTTTGGTGGCTGTTGTTGGTGAATTCTGAAGTGTTACTTTTATATACATTattattctgaagtaaatactgattgcactgtgtaatggctgtagaaaaattaCACCATCAACGAATAGATTGGTTCACTATGAACCTCGTTTTCactcaaacaggaagaggcatcgTTTTCCCCGGTCACCATCCACAGGTAATGGTTGTTTCAAAGTCTGTGCCCTCGTTGATTTCCCCTGTTCTTACCACAACGACATCCAGGTGTTTTTCCCCTTTAAAGTATACAGAAAAGtattgaagtaaaagtacatagCAGCCAAATGGTCCCTGTGAGGCTTATGTTAATATTATTAGGGcaacaaatgattgtttttaatcattagTTAGTTAGTTGGGCTACATTTAATCAAGGTTGTAGCTGAGTAACGTTACTGTTAGCTACTCAAGTAGGCCTACTGTACTTGAATACAAATTTGAGGCGTTAACGTTACTTTTTACTACTTTTCACTTCTGTCCTAGCGTAAATTTCAGATtgaaatattgtgcttttttaaatttacttttCAATATTGACCGTAAAATATTTTAGCATACAAAGCATatggagataaaaataaataaataaataaataaatgtactagCCGGAAGATTAACcgagttgattaatcaattagccGATAAGCTAGCCGAGTAAAAGTAGTTAGCCACATTCCACAGCCAGCCTCTTGCTAGCATACAAACAGCCAGTAACTTAAATTATGCTCGGATAAAACACTCACAACATCCGTGTTAGCacaagaaaccagaaaacacttATCTCGGTGAAGTGAAGCAGCGGTCCTCATCTTGAGGAGGCGTCCCTAATCCCGGAGAGCAGCAGGGAAACTCGGCGTTTTGCGGACACAGCGAGCTAACTGTGCAGCTAACTATGCTAACGGACAACTAAAATGGCGTCGCAGTGTGTCGGTTAACGTCGTATTCAGAGCTGTCAGGTTGAACTGTCGCTTTCTGATGGAGAAGAGATGGAAAGAAGCAGCAGGAAGACATCCGGCAGGTGAGTCTGACATCCTGCAACAGGTGAGTGTAACACCCTGCAACAGGTGAGTCTAACATCCTGCAACAGGTGAGTGTAACACCCTGCAACAGGTGAGTGTAACACCCTGCAACAGGTGAGACGGGAGGTTCAAGAATACCGCGCCATTAATAAGGGTGCGTTAGATTTACACTCCGGCCTGTCGAGCGTGTCATGTGAGTGAGTTTAAGCACCGCACCATTTTACAGACTGTCCATCTTTAACTTCAcagagtaactaagtacatttaccagtacaagtacccaaaagtcatacttgagtaaaagtacagatatcgtgttaaaatattactttggtaaaagtgaaagtcacccatacaaatagtaattgagtaaaagtatctgttatttaatgtacttaagtaccaAACGTTATCATATCTGTTGATCAGcaatcaagtaaagtacaagtacctcaaaattgtacttagttacatcccatcactgacatttactcaggtacaatacttaagtacaattcaGTAGCTActtctactttacttgagtatttttattttactttatacttatTCCCTGCCACATTTCAGAaggaaatattgcactttttagtCCACTACTCTTAtgtgacagctttagttactatcTTGGTAACTAAATATGATACTGTCGTACAGGTCAAACTATCCAGCCTTGtgtaaagtagttaaaatgaggTCATCTACCAGCATTACATTAAAACTTTTATTACAAACTTTTATTtactaataattaataaataataataatataagatagaaaaattaacaaaaaaaggtaaataaaacaagaaaaagacaaaaaattagGACAAGGAAATATGATACACAAACATAGTAGCACAACAATAATAAGTACAATAAATGTATGTctataaacacaaataaataacagctttatGCCTCTAACATATTTTTGATTTCCAGTGGAGGCAAAAGAAGTACTGGAAGTACTTttacctgagtaaaagtaacAGTAACATACTATAAAAAAAACTCCTTATTACAAGTAAAAACTGCATCTGAAATCTTACTTAAGTAAAACTAGATGTAAgatttagatagatagatagatagatagatagatagatagatagatagatgtacTGCTGGTCAGTGTAATCTTCAacaatctgttttattttataatagGATCATGTGTTGTGTATATAAAATCTTAATCTATAACATAGCTAGTATTTTAAGCTGTCAAACTTGCAAAGAACAGTAAAAATGCACTACATTTCAGGGAGAAatattgtatatttatatatttagttGTGCGAAAAGTACATTGTATAATGTGAATTTCATTAGATATTACAAATGATACTGATGAACTGAATATAAATAGCTTTGAGTTGCAcgaaagagaaagatgaagtTTCTTTTGCTTTCACTGTCACAGTAAAGAGgtcatgagaaaaaaatatcctCCATTAGTTTCCATTTCCTCACCTGACCACATCCTGTACAGGTAACCACGACCTCCTCCACACTCCTCTGCAGTCTGTGTGCGTGACTCACTCATGAGGTTCTGTTCACAACACGTCCtgtcagcagcacagcagctgtGTCTTTGTGCATTTACTGTAAGAAGTTAATTGTAAGTACTTATTTTTAAATGACCATCCCGGCAGCACTCAGATGTGTACAATGCAGAGCGTTGTGTTGAGGGTCAAACGGTCCCGAGTGTCCACCGCTTTCGCCTCTTAATAAAGATGACCCAGCAGTTCACTGCCAGTAAGGGATGAAAATGCAGATAGCATTGAAATTAGACTGCTCATAAAAGTACAATGATCCCtgttttcatgctttttatttttaatgcactGTGTAACTACATTCGGAGGAAGAGTTAGAGCCTTTCACTCAGGGTCATAGTGCCCTCTAGTGAGCAGTGGTGGGAgttaatgtaatatatttacaCAAGATCACAGACCCCCCAGTTTCAGAGGTCTTAAGGAATCTGACATAGGAGAAATAACTGTTCAGGGTAAAATGaccaatatttcacaaaaacaacagaaaattagagaaaagtcagaaaaaataatgagaatttGTGAATGTTTCGCTTCTGTCCTTTTATCCTATGATGATGATAGCTTGTGAAACACTGGACTAAAACAGCCAAATGTACCTAAAGTAGTTCAAACTAGCTGCACCTCGAGCAGCTGCTCTATCTAATCATGTCACAGATGCTAACATCTTAGCCTCAGGGgtcattttacttttgatatgCTGAATTTGAATGCTGTGATGaagtatattttgtttgttgtactGGTATtttctggtgatgttgtgtggTCCACACCAAACAAagcaggtcatttataatcgtCAGAGGAATCacgagactgtttcataaacgCTTAAAAGTTCCTCTTAGTCAcctttttaaatagaaaaaaacagcacaacaaTCTAAAAGCACTTCATTACAACTCCTGCACTCAATGTGAAAGAACAGAAGTAAATGTACATGAAGCAAAaatactcattatgcagaaacTTGGCCCACTAAAGAGTCTACAATAATCAACCAGCTAAAACCAGCAAACTTTATTACATACTGCATGTCCTTTTTAGCATAATACATCAATTATCAACATCAGAATATATATGGCTCTGACTTCAAGGTACATaaatcactcaacaaaataccCTGTTTGGACAAACAACCGATACAAAGTGCACAAATAAAGTTGCTTCAAGTCGACTGCATCACATTACAGAACTGCCGTTTGTGTTTttagaaaggaaagaaaaaattaaagctTACATTCAGAAAACCTTGGGAGGGTCTGTTATTCGAGGATAGCTTCATGGGACAGTATTAATTATCTCTTAGTGACCAATGCATCATATTAAAAtggcacacactcacacacacgcacacacacactcacacattgttAATTATAAACATATTTGGCACCATATTTTAGCATagaacacaaaaaatacaacttgCAGTACAACATTGTTCGTATATGGAggtaatatttgattttggcaCGTTTACAGGAACACTTAAAAAGTTCATGTAATCCTACTTGTTACATGCTCCGTCCTCactgaaaagtattttttttagaGTAGAAACCTACTTATAGGATGAATTCCTCAACATTTAAATGgtctttctaaaaaaaaaaaaaaaatcatcaagcTCTTTTAAAACCAGTTAGAGATCCTCATGTTTGTGATGTCAAGCAGCGAATGCTTAATGACGAGGAAAGCACCGTTTTCTTCCTCGGAAAGTCCAAAAAAATTGCAGTTCTTCAGCGCCGTAATGagtaatgtaaacaaataagTCGAGTATGACTTCTGTAAACCCTTAAAGCCAAGGTGTCATCAAATCTAACAGACATAATCATATATTGCACTCTAGAAGGAATCATAAGTCCTTACTGCACAAAAGGGGGGTCGTCCTGGCCTGTTCAAACCATCTTGACAAAGAAAAAGTTGGTATATAGATATAGAATTAATAAGGTATTCAGTAATACTATGTTTATTATAACATCTCCTGTATATTAACATTGATATATAGATTATTTCAACATTATGATATGAAAGATACATATTTATAAATTGCTATGAATATAGGCGGCTGCCCCCGTTGAACGGACGCAGCGCCAGTTATAACATAATAACTATCCTATGATTACGTATTTTCATCCAAAACGAATACAAATAAATGCGTTCACACGAGGCTCGCGGAGGAAACCGATGTGAAACTCCATAAGTGAATATGAATTGAAGCCTCCCATGCACAGAGAGGTTTCAATACAGGTCGAGACTGGTTTTCAAACAGGCCAGCGTGAAACCTTGAAAAAACCTCAGCATGCATGCTAAGTAAAGTACAACGGCGATCTCCGGGCGGACGCGTAGAAAAGTGTACGTTTCGTGGTGCCTTATTGGAAATCAGTGAGAGCACGTTTAAAACACTAAAGAGTAATCTGGGGGCCGTCGATAACGGCCCGTAAACCTACAACAAAGTCTAACAACCTCTGGTTATCTCAGCCTCTCAGCCTCCACACACGTATATTTGCACCAACATATATATTAGGTTCACGTCAGTAGTCTATctcagagcagcagaaacacatacGCACTGTATACTGAATGGACAGAAAACAAGGAACGGACAATTCCTTCATTTCGTGGAATCTGTGTTAACCTCAATCTGTGGTGGGGCACAGTACTATGTGTTGAGATGTGAGCTAGTGAGCATATCCTGGGGGAAAACTCCATGTATGCTATGTATGTTTGTCAGAGAGTTCGATGCCTCAGGCTTGACTGGCAAGCTGCCCTGACTCCTTGGTAACTCCACTGTATCTTCCACAGATGTACCAAACCACCGATCAGAACCACCAAACCCCTAATAGGAACAAATACGCAACACTGACTTCTTTACATGTAAAATAGCCTGGTTCCAAAAAGACATGCAGGCAATGTCCACCATCACGGATGGCTAATTCACTAACAAGTTGAACAACAAACGAGGAACCCTTCGTGAAGCTCAGTCGAAATAAGGAGCGGGTTTTAATGCTTCATTAAAAACGCCGGCGGCATGCACTCTGCGCTacgaaacaaaaaaagaaaaaagcctgTAATCTTATTCATAACATAACTCCACGTTTGTCTATGCAAATTCACTCGACACTGGAATTGAGAAGCTCACAATATCCACAACCTGcaggaaaaaagcaaaaaactgcATCAAGCCATGCTCTAACTCTATTTTAAGTCTACTGCCAGCTTTTCTACAGCCACATCAGAACGATCAACTATCTGTAAATCTACAACCCTGTTCCGGGACATCCCGCGTCGGAGATTCAAATAGAAAGTATTCACTCTTTTCACTCCATCATCTGCTTCTGACCACGCTGCACCGGTGCTCCTTTAACTGAAAGCTTACTGCATGTGCAACAACTGAAGTGACTGTAAACCACCATGGGAGTGGTGCCGTgatgtcaaaagaaaaaagttttgcaCCCAAAATGTACAGCAATGACGGTGGTTCTCGCGAACAGAACACCGGGTATGACGATGCCGGCGCCGCCTGGACTGCAGCCACATGCAGTTGCAAGCATGTCTGTCTCCCTCGAGCTGCAGGGGACAGTTAGATGCCTGAACGGAGCCCTAAAGGGGACCACGACTGAGCCGAAATGAAGCCTTAATGGTCACAGAGCTGCCTGGTTGCCAAACTGTACCACCCAGCGGAGCCGTCTAGAGGCCGGTGAGGTCCACGATCGCTTTAATGAAGATGGTGTCGTCGCGGATGTAAGAGTTCTTGGCGTCGAGCTTGGAGAGCGGGCAGAAGAGCGGACAGCCGCTGGCAATGTTCATCTCGCTCACGGGTCtctggaaggaggaggaagtgacgTCGGGGCGGAAGGCGTCGATGATGTGCTCCCTGTTGCTCTGGTCCAGCAGCATCAGAGTCACCTGGGAATAAAACAGACGGAAgagctgtgtttgtctgctgttgAAAGGGACAGTTTGAcccaaaaccaaaaaataaatatttttcctctACACATTACTGGTAGATATCTTTGTGGCATGAGCAGCATGTGTTTTACCTCATGATGGTGACGCaataaaaggataaaataaTCCAGAGTTAAACTCCTTTCTGCGTATTACAGCCTTTAAATGCATTGTTCTGTTATTCCAACTGGACTTCCTGGATCACATTTCATGTCTCACTGTCGATACCTTCAAtataacaccaccaccaactcAGCCACCTCTGTTGTTTTTGGTCTCAACGCCTGCTACGTCTGTCGCCAAATCTGATATATGTGAGGACATAATAAATAATGAGTGTTGAGCTTGACAAAAAGGTCAGTGATTAACTGActcatgaaataaatgtattgataCAAAGGAATACTTGACGCACCAGTACTAGCTGTTACTGTTACCGCACCAGATATGAGCATTTCAGGTTTAAATCATGAACAACAGCAGGTTTGTCGCATTGCTGCACTTTTATCTTGTGTTGTGGTTCTGAGCAACTGGCAACTGTTGATACATTTTGAGTTAAATAAAGTTGCCTTTATTTTGGCAAAggtatttgttattttctttttttatttcaacccTCAGCTCATATAacataataatttataatacaCAATGTatattacagacagacagctaagACTGTTGTACATATTATGAACCATTAAAACTGCATCACAGCATAACATGTTGCATCCCATGTTATCAAGCTTTCATTCTGTGGTCCTGGATGAGTTTTTGTAAGTTTAACTATTTTTCACTACATGGGGAAGTTTACCTGTATTCTGGCCCATAGACCAAATACGTGCTATTTCCCTTGTGTCCTGTAGGGGGCTTTGCCTCATAATAAAACTAAACCCTCATGCAACTGATAAAATACcacatttattataaaaaaaatgttccatgtcaaaaactgccataaaaatatgtatgtatcatgtaaacaaactggtatttaaaaggttaaaacatTGAAATTGAATGAATATTTGGTCGTTATTATCAGGACTATTGTTGGTTGAAGAATGTTACCCAGTGAAActtgaaaataatattaatatatagtatttatatggcagtttttgacatggaacatttttatcaggcttaaaaaagaaaaaggaagccTGTTTATTTGGATGCTATACTGTGTAtctacaataaaaaatatatatttttaaaaacgcGGGTAATTTACAATTTCAGTAGCATCTAAAAAGGGGCCACAAACTATAGATGTTTTACCTTCTGGTTGAAAGGCCATTTGAGCAGAGCGTCACTCAGTCCTCTCATCACTACAAAGAACAAGGACAAGTGGCTGCCGCGCCCCGTCCCATCTCCATTCAGGTAGATCCGCAGACACATCTTGTAGCCGTACTTACTGGTGTAGAAGGCTGAAATTCAGATTGAGTCATTAGCGGATAATACGGCTCTGACTGTCCTGGGGTGTCTTTTGTATTAGAGATGTTATTTCTTAATAACTTTCAACAGGTTGGATTCAGTCAGGATTACCTGGTGAAAACATGGCAGGGGCTCGACCGGCGATGGCGTCTTGTCTCTTTTTGGCGAAATCAGAGATCCTCCAGACGAAGACACCATCAAACGTAGTGGCAGACATTTCCCTCAGCCGACCCTCCATCTCAGCGACTGTCAGGTCCTTCAACCCCACCGTCCTCTCCAGCTGACGCACCtgagacataaacacacagtctgttttaACGAAATCACAAAAACTTCTCTAATATATGTTGATATTTTCAGGATAAGTTGGGCTACTTGGAAATATCATCACTTTGCATATGAGTTTAACTATTATATGTTTTAAGACTTCATCCAAAGGTCCAAAGGTTGTCAAAACAACAACTGGTATTCTGGTGATACCTTGTTACTCAGAGCCTCGATCTTGTCCTGATCCAGTTTGTGCTGACGGTTGCTGGCCTCCATGGTGGTGGCGAacctctccacctctctgttCAGGACACACACCACATTTTCAAACGTGCCGGCTTTAACTTCGAGCTCCGTACACCTGCGACCCAGCTCGGCCACCTTGGTCTTCTCgctgtggagctggagctccAGAGCCGCTCCCACCGAGCTGGGCAGGGGGGTGAAGGAGGTAGACACAGACAGAGTGGGAGCCAGAGTGGGTGGAGGTGGGAGAGGAGCTGAAGCGGTTGGACCAGGAGGACCGGAgctggaggatgatgatgaggcgGCGGCGGCAGCTCCCTGCACGGGAGGCCCAGAGGAGGTGGTGCTAAGCTGGGAGACTCTGGCCTCGAGCTCCCTGAGGGACTGCTGGAGTTCCACCAGTTTGTGTCCGGCGAGTTCCAGTCCCTGGGGCTGCAGGCCCTCCATGCTCACTTTCATGCCCATGATGTAGTGCAGCAACAGGTTGAGGTGCTCGTAGGCGTAGGAGCGCTCATGGTCGTgaatcttttccttttccacCTACAGAGACAAACGCATGCATATAAGCACCTGGGGTGACGGGAAAACATCCTGCCTCAGCTGCATGTCTTCGTCACAAGAGTGTGATAACAACGTTTGAGGgataattgcaaaaaatgtgtgcttATTGGCCTCGAATATATTTTTACTCTCTAATATCAGTATTGGCTCCATAAATTGAGTATCAGTCAGGCTGTAGTAAAACAATACATAACCCTCCCTCATCTCTAACCCTCTCCTCCCCTTATAATAATCTAAAAGCGTGCAAACGTAAAGTACTTACGGACATGTCACATCCTACGACATGAAATCGACATGGAGTTCTGAATTTGCTGCAGAACTTGATGTGGTCCAcgtactgaaaaaaaaacaattaaaagtgtTATTAGCAAACTTAGCAGACGAGCTACTGGCTGAAGTTTGTGCCTCTCGAGAGCTAAGCATTAGCTAATATACCTGGTGGTCTTTGAAGAACCCAGGCGGGCTTTAGAAGATATTTACAGAATCTTAATGTGGAAAAATATTCAACATTCgcattcagaggtggtctgggcctCATGTGACCGCATTCCTTTACATGGATTACACGCCGTCTTATTTCTACGTGGTTCGCTGTGAGGTTAATCACATGTTtgggctctcttaacctgccaacGTTAGCAGTTTGTGAAAACACTGTCTGTTTCGACTGAGCATTGGACTAGTAACACGACAtccccagactccattaacaaatcGTGTGATTTTAAGAATTTTTTTGTGTGGGCCGAAACATAACAAACTCTGTGAAACTACTACAACAAATTCTAAATAACTTCtgtcttcttgtaaattcggtattaaatgtaacacattaagttgtttctttctttgtaaaaaGTGTTTGTTGTACCAGCCTGTCTTACCTCCCAACAacagtttcaactgatttcaccatttaagATAATtttattaaagacattttacttctttaacattttattgatggcaaacTTGAAAATttttataaatacagtaaacagtaaccaataaagtccccagactccctttaaaaaacactcaatttgGAGAGTTGTCgcgttaggagaaactttataaactttgtgaaacactgtctatgacaaattcttacTTGTTTGAtgcttcttgttaattcggcaaagCGTTATAcgtgaagatatttctttctttgtgtaaaa
This portion of the Pagrus major chromosome 12, Pma_NU_1.0 genome encodes:
- the LOC141006048 gene encoding TNF receptor-associated factor 2-like, whose translation is MATQEPSPPSSMESNKPGFPKKILGNKLEDKHLCNCCHNILRRPFQAQCGHRFCSYCFNRTVSNGPQKCSACIKEDIFEEPTSILKQGCAFPDNAVRREVEHLSAVCINENCTWKGSIKEYEMNHEGKCEFMIIPCPSCKEHIRFNEQERHNERECPERTLNCKYCKEPFHFKNIKAHDEICPKYPMICEGCAKKKIPREKYVDHIKFCSKFRTPCRFHVVGCDMSVEKEKIHDHERSYAYEHLNLLLHYIMGMKVSMEGLQPQGLELAGHKLVELQQSLRELEARVSQLSTTSSGPPVQGAAAAASSSSSSSGPPGPTASAPLPPPPTLAPTLSVSTSFTPLPSSVGAALELQLHSEKTKVAELGRRCTELEVKAGTFENVVCVLNREVERFATTMEASNRQHKLDQDKIEALSNKVRQLERTVGLKDLTVAEMEGRLREMSATTFDGVFVWRISDFAKKRQDAIAGRAPAMFSPAFYTSKYGYKMCLRIYLNGDGTGRGSHLSLFFVVMRGLSDALLKWPFNQKVTLMLLDQSNREHIIDAFRPDVTSSSFQRPVSEMNIASGCPLFCPLSKLDAKNSYIRDDTIFIKAIVDLTGL